From the Harpia harpyja isolate bHarHar1 chromosome 16, bHarHar1 primary haplotype, whole genome shotgun sequence genome, one window contains:
- the SRRM1 gene encoding serine/arginine repetitive matrix protein 1 isoform X9: MMQINLTGFLNGKNAREFMGELWPLLLSAQENIAGIPTAFLELKKEEIKQRQIEQEKLASMKKQDEDKEKRDKEDKDNREKRDRSRSPRRRKSRSPSPRRRSSPVRRERKRSHSRSPHHRTKSRSATPAPEKKEATPEPEPSVKPKETVVQEATSNSDIPKAPKPEPPVPETKETSPERNSKKEREKEKEKTRQRSPTRSKSRSRSRSRSPSHSRPRRRHRSRSRSYSPRRRPSPRRRPSPRRRSPPRRMPPPPRHRRSRSPVRRRRRSSASLSGSSSSSSSSRSRSPPKKPPKRTVSSPPRKTRRLSPSASPPRRRHRPSPPASPPPKPRRSPTPQQSNRARKSRGSVSPSRTSAPKHKSTEKRESPSPAPKPRKAELSESEEDKGGKMAAADSVQQRRQYRRQNQQSSSDSGSSSSSEEERPKRSNVKNGEVGRRRRHSHSRSPSPSPRKRQKESSPRMQMEKRWQSPVMKSRRRRSPSPPPARRRRSPSPAPPPRRRRSPSLPRRRSPSPPPRRRSPSPRRYSPPIQRRYSPSPPPKRRTASPPPPPKRRASPSPQSKRRVSHSPPPKQRSSPAAKRRSPSISSKHRKGSPPSRSNRETRSPPQNKRHSPSPRPRASHTSASPPPPRRGASASPQRRQSPSPSTRPIRRVSRTPEPKKTKASTPSPRSARRVSSSRSASGSPEPAPKKHQGPPSPTRSRSPSANWSPAKKAKSPTQSPSPARNSDQEGGGKKKKKKKDKKHKKDKKHKKHKKHKKEKAAAAAAAAAVAAVDTTSAQEDQEAETEPKKETESEPEDNLDDLEKHLREKALRSMRKAQVSPPS; the protein is encoded by the exons ATGATGCAAATCAACCTGACTGGTTTTTTGAATGGGAAAAATGCTAGGGAGTTCATGGGAGAACTGTGGCCACTGCTATTAAGTGCACAAGAAAACATTGCTGGTATTCCAACTGCATTTCTGgaactgaagaaagaagaaataaaacagcgacag ATAGAGCAAGAGAAACTGGCTTCTATGAAGAAACAAGATGAAGACAAGGAGAAGAGAGATAAGGAAGAcaaagacaacagagaaaaaagagacAGATCCAGGAGTCCAAGAAG ACGCAAATCTAGGTCTCCTTCCCCTCGAAGGAGGTCGTCGCCTGTCAGAAGAGAGCGGAAACGCAGCCATTCTCGCTCCCCTCATCACAGAACCAAGAGCCGTAGTGCTACTCCTgcaccagaaaagaaagaggcaacTCCTGAGCCAGAACCTTCTGTGAAACCAAAGGAGACTGTTGTTCAAGAGGCAACTTCAAACAG tgaTATCCCAAAAGCTCCTAAACCTGAACCTCCCGTACCGGAGACGAAGGAAACTTCACCAGAACGTAATtcaaagaaggagagagagaaggaaaaagagaagactcGTCAAAGATCCCCAACTCGGTCCAAGTCAAGGTCAAGATCTCGGTCACGCTCTCCATCTCATTCTCGACCAAGAAGGCGTCATAGATCACGGTCAAG GTCTTACTCCCCTAGAAGGAGACCAAGCCCAAGACGACGACCATCTCCAAGGAGAAGGAGCCCTCCAAGGCGAATGCCTCCCCCACCCAGACACAGAAGAAGCAGATCCCCTGTGAGGCG GAGAAGACGGTCATCAGCATCCTTATCTGGCAgtagctcttcctcctcctcctcacgtTCCCGATCACCACCAAAGAAACCACCTAAAAGAACTGTATCCAGTCCTCCTCGTAAAACGCGTAGGCTCTCTCCTTCTGCAAGCCCTCCTAGGCGGAGGCACAGACCATCCCCACCAGCAAGTCCACCTCCAAAACCACGCAGGTCTCCAACACCCCAGCAGTCGAATCGTGCAAGAAAAAGCCGTGGCTCTGTTTCGCCTAGCAGAACATCag CACCCAAACATAAGAGTACTGAAAAAAGAGAATCTCCTTCGCCAGCACCAAAACCAAGGAAAGCAGAACTGTCTGAATCGG AAGAAGATAAAGGAGGTAAAATGGCTGCAGCAGACTCTGTTCAACAGAGGCGTCAGTACAGAAGGCAAAATCAACAGTCCTCATCTG ATTCTGGTTCTTCATCTTCATCTGAAGAAGAAAGACCTAAGAGATCCAACGTGAAGAATGGGGAAGTTGGTAGACGCCGACGCCATTCACATTCGCGCAGTCCATCACCGTCTCCACGAAAACGACAGAAGGAATCCTCCCCTCG GATGCAGATGGAAAAGAGGTGGCAATCGCCAGTGATGAAAAG TAGGAGGAGGAGAAGTCCATCGCCCCCACCAGCCAGGCGGCGACGGTCTCCTTCACCTGCCCCTCCTCCTAGGCGGCGGCGGTCACCTTCATTACCTCGTCGAAG gtCTCCATCACCACCCCCGCGCAGACGCTCACCTTCTCCGCGGAGATACTCTCCACCGATACAGAGACGATATTCTCCTTCTCCACCACCTAAGAGAAGAACGGCTTCTCCGCCTCCCCCGCCTAAACGAAGGGCATCACCTTCTCCACAGTCAAAACGCAGAGTCTCCCATTCACCACCGCCAAAACAAAGGAGCTCGCCAGCTGCTAAAAGGCGTTCACCTTCGATATCTTCCAAGCACAGGAAGGGATCTCCTCCCAGTAGGTCCAATCGGGAAACACGTTCTCCACCACAAAACAAAAGGCATTCACCTTCGCCACGGCCTAGAGCTTCTCATACCTCTGCAAgcccaccaccaccacgaagGGGAGCTTCGGCTTCACCCCAGAGAAGACAGTCTCCATCTCCAAGCACTAGACCCATCAGGAGGGTGTCAAGAACGCCAGAACCTaagaagacaaa GGCTTCCACACCAAGTCCACGATCTGCGAGACGGGTGTCGTCTTCACGGTCTGCATCAGGGTCACCTGAGCCAGCACCGAAAAAGCATCAAGGACCTCCATCTCCTACTCGGTCTCGTTCTCCTTCTGCAAACTGGTCACCTGCAAAAAAGGCTAAAAGCCCAACTCAGAGCCCATCACCTGCAAGG AATTCAGATCAAGAAGGGGgtggaaagaagaagaagaaaaagaaggataaGAAGcataaaaaggataaaaagcacaagaaacaCAAAAAACATAAGAAGGAGAAGGCtgcggcagctgcagcagctgctgccgtgGCTGCAGTAGATACCACGTCAGCACAGGAAGACCAGGAAGCAGAGACAGAACCCAAAAAG GAGACAGAAAGTGAACCAGAAGACAACCTTGATGATCTAGAAAAACACCTGCGAGAGAAGGCACTGAGGTCAATGAGGAAGGCGCAAGTGTCACCACCATCCTAG